The segment TGCTCCATCAGCTCGGCATGGGTGCCGCGCATCTCCACTTGGCCGTTCTCCATGAAGATGACCTCGTCCATCTGCTCGGCACCCACCAGATGATGCGTGACCCAGATCAGCGTCTTGCCGGCCATTGCCTCGAACATCGTGGCCAGCAGCTCGCGCTCCGTGCGCGGGTCGAGGCCAACCGTGGGCTCGTCCAGCACGACTACCGGCGTATTCTGCAGCAGAATACGGGCCAGGGCCATGCGCTGGCGCTCTCCGCCGGAGAAGCGCTGCCCCGCCTCGCGTACCGGAGTATCATAGCCCTCCGGCAGCGAAGAGATCAGCGTATCCAGCTTCGCCAGGGCTGCCGCCTGCTGGACCGCTGCCTCTGAAGCCTCCGGGTCCCCGAGCCGGATATTGTTCACCACCGTGGTGTCGAACAGATGAGGGCTCTGGTTCAGCACCGCGATGAGCTGCGGAATCCGCTCACCGTAAGCCGCAGCATCGATACCGTTAATCGTCACAGAGCCGACGGTGGGCGCTATCACGCCCTGCACCAGCTTGAGCAGCGTCGATTTACCCGCTCCGCTGCGGCCGATAACTGCAACCTTCCGCCCCTGCGGCAGCGCAAGGTCCAACCCCTGAACAGAGAAGTCGTCACCTGCCGCATAGCGGTAGCCCACCGACTTCAGTTCAATCTGAACCTGCCCGCTGGCCTTAGCCGCCTGCAGCGCAGCGTCAGCCTGAGCTTCCGCTCCGGTACTCCCAGCAGCAGTTCCCGCGCTAAGCGGCGCATCTCCCGCTGCGGCTTCCACGCCCTCCAGCCGCTCCAGTGAATTCCGGTATTGCGGAATTTTCTCCACAGCCTCGGATACGGGCAGGAAGGCATCCGCTACCGGGAAGACTACCAGCACGAACGCCGCAATCAGCGTTCCGGCAATCGCCCCTTCAGCATACTGTCCAGCCGCCCAGTATAACAAGGACAACACGGCCAGGCCGACAACCGCCTGCCCGATGAACATACGCAGCCGTGCCCAGCGCCGCAGCGAACCGTCTACGCGGGCAACCGCCTGCTCGTCTGCTTCGTACATATCGACGAACTGGTTCTGCCGCCCGCTGATTACCCAGTCGCTTAAGCCAAGCACAGCATCTGTCAGCTTTTGATACAGCCGGTTGCGCTCCTGCTTCACCTGACGCTGACGCTTCTGGGTCAGCAGGAGGGAGATCAGCGGCAATACGACAACCAGCACCAGCATATAGAGTCCCATAAGCAGAGCAAAGGCCACATCAAACGTCCCGAGCGCAATCATCGCCGCTGCATAGATCAAGAGCGCGATAATACCCGGAAAGACCGTACGCAGATACACATTCTGCAAATATTCGATATCATCGGCAAGCATACCGAGAATATCCCCGGTACGGAAGCGTGTGGATAAGAACAGTGCCTGCGGCTCCAGCATATGGTACAGCCGGACCCGCATCTTCGACAGAATGCGCAGAATCGTGTCATGTCCCACCAGCCGTTCCACATAATGAATGACAGCCCGGCTGGTCCCGAAGGTACGCACACCAACAATGGGGACATAGATCATCAGTATATTTTCCGGCGGAATCGAGGCCTTCGAGATCAGGAAGCCT is part of the Paenibacillus sp. FSL M7-0420 genome and harbors:
- the cydC gene encoding thiol reductant ABC exporter subunit CydC, whose product is MKREGWFAPYYSAYFWRFVLIILLGALTIFSASSLMYTSGFLISKASIPPENILMIYVPIVGVRTFGTSRAVIHYVERLVGHDTILRILSKMRVRLYHMLEPQALFLSTRFRTGDILGMLADDIEYLQNVYLRTVFPGIIALLIYAAAMIALGTFDVAFALLMGLYMLVLVVVLPLISLLLTQKRQRQVKQERNRLYQKLTDAVLGLSDWVISGRQNQFVDMYEADEQAVARVDGSLRRWARLRMFIGQAVVGLAVLSLLYWAAGQYAEGAIAGTLIAAFVLVVFPVADAFLPVSEAVEKIPQYRNSLERLEGVEAAAGDAPLSAGTAAGSTGAEAQADAALQAAKASGQVQIELKSVGYRYAAGDDFSVQGLDLALPQGRKVAVIGRSGAGKSTLLKLVQGVIAPTVGSVTINGIDAAAYGERIPQLIAVLNQSPHLFDTTVVNNIRLGDPEASEAAVQQAAALAKLDTLISSLPEGYDTPVREAGQRFSGGERQRMALARILLQNTPVVVLDEPTVGLDPRTERELLATMFEAMAGKTLIWVTHHLVGAEQMDEVIFMENGQVEMRGTHAELMEQQPRYRKLYELDRPG